One genomic window of Gossypium hirsutum isolate 1008001.06 chromosome D11, Gossypium_hirsutum_v2.1, whole genome shotgun sequence includes the following:
- the LOC107926827 gene encoding uncharacterized protein, with translation MGDNLFEGLPPPSHYQQLQGKENEEVEGKEGNDQISFSLKTSSSSNNKEASPKPVLKSALKRPKPTESNPEAAVQEKRLRFKMTTDASETQVIEAMQKIASHIKNPTKFSKASKLAIQLIQAGSVKGGTSEHFFAILEAAMSCTTSCTDPSVRGDYHSLFSAAQDAAECLNKRQKNQLTVWTFRAVMANDFLTDDSFVFSKTASKLKDAICSLPFATEDDDIDEAATLKDETETGNEEDDKKQTIVESAEENNKDESDPFGLDALIPSSGKKDDRAKGRKDVATKSRKDDEEDTKIFLKSKREALISCLEIAARRYKTPWCQTVIDILVKHAFDNVARFTSRQRDAIEKLWASVWEQQIRRKQGKSVTGKLDVNAFEWLQQKYSTEKISIRHSVGASGDRRCQQWLG, from the exons ATGGGTGACAATCTATTTGAAGGGTTACCACCTCCATCTCATTACCAGCAACtacaaggaaaagaaaatgaagaagtaGAGGGGAAAGAAGGCAATGATCAAATTAGTTTCTCTTTGAAGACAAGTAGTAGCAGCAATAACAAGGAAGCTTCTCCAAAACCAGTTCTTAAAAGTGCTCTTAAGAGACCTAAGCCTACAGAATCTAACCCTGAAG CTGCTGTACAAGAAAAGCGCTTGAGATTTAAGATGACAACAGATGCCTCAGAGACACAAGTTATTGAGGCAATGCAGAAGATTGCGTCGCATATCAAGAACCCCACCAAGTTTTCTAAGGCTTCAAAGCTTGCCATACAGTTGATACAGGCTGGAAGTGTGAAGGGTGGGACTAGTGAACATTTTTTTGCTATATTGGAGGCTGCAATGTCATGCACAACTTCTTGTACTGATCCTTCAGTACGAGGTGATTATCATTCACTGTTCTCAGCAGCACAAGATGCAGCtgag TGCCTAAACAAGAGGCAGAAGAACCAACTGACTGTATGGACATTTAGGGCGGTGATGGCAAATGACTTTCTAACTGATGACAGCTTTGTG TTTTCGAAAACTGCTAGTAAATTAAAAGATGCAATATGTAGTCTTCCATTTGCGACTGAGGATGATGACATAGATGAAGCTGCTACCCTGAAAGATGAGACTGAAACTGGTAATGAAGAAGACGACAAGAAACAAACTATAGTTGAGTCAGCTGAAGAAAATAACAAGGATGAGTCAGATCCTTTCGGACTTGATGCTCTGATTCCTAGTTCTGGCAAAAAAGATGATAGAgcaaaaggaaggaaagatgtgGCAACCAAGAGCAGGAAAGATGATGAGGAGGACACTAAGATATTTCTCAAGTCAAAGAGAGAAGCCTTGATTTCTTGTTTAGAAATTGCTGCTCGACGTTATAAAACACCATG GTGCCAGACAGTTATAGACATCTTGGTAAAGCATGCATTTGACAATGTagcaaggtttacatctcgacaAAGGGATGCCATTGAAAAACTATGGGCTTCTGTTTGGGAGCAACAAATACGTAGGAAGCAAGGGAAATCAGTAACTGGGAAACTTGACGTGAATGCTTTTGAATGGCTTCAGCAGAAATATTCTACTGAGAAGATCAGCATTCGGCATTCTGTTGGTGCTAGTGGAGACCGTCGATGTCAACAATGGCTTGGTTAA